One window from the genome of Streptomyces cadmiisoli encodes:
- a CDS encoding sensor histidine kinase, with protein sequence MARGKLRIYLGAAPGVGKTYAMLSEAHRRVERGTDCVVAFVEHHDRPRTEVMLHGLEQVQRRRLDYRGGVFGEMDVDAVLARRPQVALVDELAHTNVPGSRNTKRWQDVEELLAAGIDVISTVNIQHLESLGDVVESITGIRQRETVPDEVVRRADQVDLVDMSPEALRRRMAHGNIYKSDKVDAALSNYFRPGNLTALRELALLWVADRVDEYLTEYRSEHRVSKIWGSRERIVVGLTGGPEGRTLIRRAVRLAEKGAGGEVLAVYISRSDGLTGASPKELAVQRTLVEDLGGTFHQVVGEDVPAALLDFARGVNATQIVLGVSRRKTWQYVLGPGVGATVARESGPDLDVHLITHAEAGKGRGLPVARGARLGRPRVVRGWLVGVLGPVLLTLLLTSVTPEVGLANDMLLYLTFTVAAALLGGLLPALASAVVGSLLLNWFFTPPVHTLTIADPKNIVAIAIFIGVAVSVASVVDLAARRTQQASRLRAESEILSFLAGNVLRGETGLEELLERVRETFGMESVALLEREADVAPWTCAGSVGPRPVANPEDADVDMPVGDHTALALNGRVLPAEDRRVLAAFAAQAVVVLDRRRLQEEADRARTLAEGNRIRTALLAAVSHDLRTPLAGIKASVTSLRSDDVEWSEEDRAALLEAIEEGADRLDHLVGNLLDMSRLQTGTVSPLVREIDLDEVVPMALGGVPEGSVDLDIPETLPMVHVDKGLLERSVANLVENAVKYSPPGARVLVSASAINERVEVRVVDRGPGVPDDAKERIFEPFQRHGDAPRGAGVGLGLAVARGFAEAMGGTLNAEDTPGGGLTMVLSLRRVPGRRPDRPDYSARVVS encoded by the coding sequence ATGGCACGCGGCAAGCTTCGGATCTACCTCGGCGCCGCCCCGGGCGTCGGCAAGACCTACGCGATGCTCTCCGAGGCGCACCGGCGCGTCGAACGGGGCACCGACTGCGTGGTGGCCTTCGTCGAGCACCACGACCGGCCGCGCACCGAGGTGATGCTGCACGGTCTGGAACAGGTGCAGCGCCGGCGACTCGACTACCGGGGCGGCGTGTTCGGCGAGATGGACGTGGACGCGGTGCTGGCCCGGCGGCCGCAGGTCGCGCTGGTCGACGAACTCGCCCACACCAACGTCCCCGGCTCCCGCAACACCAAGCGCTGGCAGGACGTGGAGGAACTGCTGGCCGCGGGCATCGACGTCATCTCCACGGTCAACATCCAGCACCTGGAGTCCCTCGGCGACGTCGTCGAGTCCATCACGGGCATCCGGCAGCGCGAGACGGTGCCCGACGAGGTCGTGCGCCGCGCGGACCAGGTCGACCTCGTCGACATGTCCCCCGAGGCGCTGCGGCGGCGCATGGCGCACGGCAACATCTACAAGTCGGACAAGGTCGACGCGGCGCTGTCCAACTACTTCCGGCCCGGAAACCTCACCGCGCTGCGCGAACTGGCGCTGCTGTGGGTGGCCGACCGGGTCGACGAATACCTCACCGAGTACCGCAGCGAACACCGGGTCTCGAAGATCTGGGGTTCGCGCGAGCGGATCGTGGTCGGCCTGACCGGCGGACCGGAGGGCCGGACCCTGATCCGCCGGGCCGTGCGGCTGGCGGAGAAGGGCGCCGGCGGTGAGGTGCTGGCCGTCTACATCTCCCGCAGCGACGGACTGACCGGCGCCTCACCGAAGGAACTGGCCGTCCAGCGCACCCTGGTGGAGGATCTCGGCGGCACCTTCCACCAGGTGGTCGGCGAGGACGTACCGGCGGCGCTGCTGGACTTCGCCCGCGGTGTCAACGCCACCCAGATCGTGCTCGGCGTCTCGCGCCGCAAGACCTGGCAGTACGTCCTCGGGCCGGGTGTCGGCGCCACCGTCGCCCGCGAGTCCGGGCCCGACCTCGACGTCCACCTCATCACCCACGCCGAGGCCGGAAAGGGCCGCGGACTGCCGGTGGCGCGCGGCGCGCGTCTGGGCCGACCCCGCGTCGTCCGGGGCTGGCTCGTCGGCGTGCTCGGTCCCGTCCTGCTGACCCTCCTGCTGACGAGCGTCACCCCCGAGGTCGGCCTCGCCAACGACATGCTGCTGTACCTGACGTTCACGGTGGCGGCGGCCCTGCTCGGCGGACTGCTGCCGGCGCTGGCCTCGGCGGTGGTGGGCTCGCTGCTGCTCAACTGGTTCTTCACACCCCCGGTCCACACCCTGACCATCGCCGACCCGAAGAACATCGTCGCCATCGCCATCTTCATAGGCGTGGCGGTGTCGGTGGCCTCCGTGGTGGACCTGGCGGCCCGGCGCACCCAGCAGGCGTCCCGGCTGCGGGCGGAGTCGGAGATCCTGTCCTTCCTCGCGGGCAACGTGTTGCGCGGCGAGACCGGCCTCGAGGAACTGCTGGAGCGGGTGCGCGAGACGTTCGGCATGGAGTCCGTGGCGCTGCTCGAGCGGGAGGCCGACGTGGCGCCCTGGACCTGCGCGGGCAGCGTGGGGCCGCGGCCGGTCGCCAACCCGGAGGACGCGGACGTGGACATGCCGGTCGGCGACCACACCGCGCTCGCGCTCAACGGCCGTGTGCTGCCCGCCGAGGACCGCCGGGTGCTCGCCGCCTTCGCCGCGCAGGCCGTGGTCGTCCTCGACCGCCGGCGGCTCCAGGAGGAGGCGGACCGGGCCCGTACGCTGGCCGAGGGCAACCGCATCCGCACCGCGCTGCTGGCCGCCGTCAGCCACGATCTGCGGACCCCGCTCGCGGGCATCAAGGCGTCGGTGACCTCACTGCGTTCGGACGACGTCGAGTGGTCCGAGGAGGACCGGGCCGCCCTGCTGGAGGCGATCGAGGAGGGCGCGGACCGGCTCGACCACCTGGTCGGCAACCTGCTCGACATGTCCCGCCTCCAGACCGGCACCGTCTCCCCGCTGGTCCGGGAGATCGACCTCGACGAAGTGGTGCCGATGGCCCTCGGCGGGGTCCCCGAGGGCAGCGTCGATCTCGACATCCCGGAGACGCTGCCGATGGTCCACGTCGACAAGGGACTGCTGGAGCGGTCGGTGGCCAACCTCGTGGAGAACGCGGTCAAGTACAGCCCGCCCGGCGCCCGGGTCCTGGTGTCCGCGAGCGCCATCAACGAACGGGTGGAGGTGCGGGTGGTGGACCGCGGGCCCGGTGTCCCGGACGACGCCAAGGAGCGCATCTTCGAGCCCTTCCAGCGCCACGGCGACGCCCCGCGCGGCGCCGGGGTGGGGCTCGGCCTCGCCGTCGCCCGCGGCTTCGCCGAGGCCATGGGCGGCACGCTGAACGCGGAGGACACCCCGGGCGGCGGTCTGACCATGGTGCTCAGCCTGCGCCGGGTGCCGGGCCGCCGCCCGGACCGGCCGGACTACTCGGCGCGGGTGGTCTCGTAG
- a CDS encoding universal stress protein, whose protein sequence is MSGYDSSGAPRVVVGVSGSLGSLTALGRAAHEARCRGAELWPVLAWEPPGGERVTSRSPMSCVQVEEWQASARERLLYALGDVFGERGPGVAMCALVARGTPGRALVEVADRADDVLVVGAGRRAPWHRALNRSVSRYCLAHADCPVLAVPPSPLESELAAVHRRNAWRLRLDARELADRPETVPPEA, encoded by the coding sequence ATGTCCGGTTACGACAGCTCCGGTGCCCCTCGTGTCGTCGTCGGCGTGAGCGGCTCCCTGGGAAGTCTGACCGCTCTGGGCCGGGCGGCCCACGAGGCCCGGTGCCGGGGGGCCGAACTGTGGCCGGTGCTGGCCTGGGAGCCACCCGGCGGTGAGCGCGTCACGAGCCGGTCGCCGATGTCGTGCGTGCAGGTCGAGGAGTGGCAGGCGTCGGCCCGTGAGCGGCTGCTGTACGCGCTCGGGGACGTCTTCGGCGAGCGGGGCCCCGGGGTCGCGATGTGCGCGCTGGTGGCGCGCGGTACTCCGGGGCGCGCCCTGGTGGAGGTCGCGGACCGCGCGGACGACGTCCTGGTGGTGGGCGCCGGACGCCGCGCTCCCTGGCACCGGGCGCTCAACCGCTCGGTGAGCCGCTACTGCCTGGCCCATGCCGACTGCCCGGTGCTCGCGGTGCCGCCGTCACCGCTGGAGTCCGAGCTGGCCGCGGTGCACCGCCGCAACGCGTGGCGGCTGCGGCTGGACGCCCGGGAACTCGCCGACCGTCCGGAGACGGTCCCGCCGGAGGCCTGA
- a CDS encoding SAV_915 family protein codes for MADLMCEDPEPSNPFPAGPLHVPVRSGPAGCTARLFRSPLGERTAVGFTSERRLRATLGPDQAWIRLAEPALRALTAPLGVTTVTIDPQFSAPAPARDTAAAPAPGAAAATAPARESVAATAPGTPPAQESSCAPGTPAQRAVPGPDGHRRAPWDPQAVGALRVTGAAALVSALALWIG; via the coding sequence ATGGCAGATCTCATGTGCGAAGACCCGGAGCCTTCCAATCCGTTCCCGGCCGGACCTCTCCACGTTCCCGTCCGGTCGGGACCGGCAGGCTGCACGGCCCGGCTCTTTCGCAGCCCGCTCGGTGAGCGCACGGCCGTCGGCTTCACCTCCGAACGTCGACTGAGGGCGACCCTGGGACCCGACCAGGCCTGGATCCGGCTGGCCGAGCCCGCGCTGCGCGCGCTGACCGCGCCGCTCGGCGTCACCACCGTCACGATCGACCCCCAGTTCTCCGCACCGGCGCCCGCCCGCGACACCGCCGCGGCCCCCGCGCCCGGCGCTGCCGCCGCAACGGCGCCCGCCCGCGAGAGCGTCGCGGCGACCGCGCCCGGCACCCCGCCCGCCCAGGAGTCCTCCTGCGCGCCGGGCACCCCCGCGCAGCGGGCCGTACCGGGACCGGACGGCCACCGCCGCGCCCCATGGGACCCCCAGGCGGTCGGCGCGCTGCGCGTGACCGGCGCCGCCGCCCTCGTCTCGGCACTCGCGTTGTGGATCGGTTGA
- the lysA gene encoding diaminopimelate decarboxylase: protein MTTVHEPAVTTTDALSVWPASTAEPQPGDLGVGGVPLAEIADRFGTPVYVLDEGEVRDRCRTYRHAFPDADVVYAAKAFLCRAMVHWVDEEGLGLDVCSAGELELAVTAGFPPEKIVLHGNAKSPRDLETALRLGVGRIVIDGPSEIARLAAAVGPEGRQKVMVRVIPGISAGGHAKIRTGTDDQKFGLSISDGYAQHAIARILDQPQLELTGLHCHLGSQITSVKPYLSAVRRMVGLMARLHEQHGIVLPELDLGGGHGIAYRPGEPALDLTALARKVRAELIAACAAAGLRVPRLMIEPGRAIAGPAGVALYHVLAVKRTGSQVFVAVDGGMSDNPRPALYGVRYAPRLVGRHSAVPTTPVTVVGRHCEAGDVLAADVELPEDVRPGDLLAVPVAGAYHLSMASGYNMVGRPPVAAVADGRARLLIRRESLDDIRSRDVGL, encoded by the coding sequence ATGACCACTGTTCACGAACCCGCCGTCACCACCACCGACGCCCTGTCGGTGTGGCCGGCGTCCACTGCCGAGCCGCAACCCGGCGACCTCGGTGTCGGCGGCGTACCGCTGGCCGAGATCGCCGACCGCTTCGGCACCCCCGTCTACGTCCTCGACGAGGGGGAGGTGCGTGACCGCTGCCGCACCTACCGGCACGCGTTCCCCGACGCCGACGTGGTGTACGCGGCCAAGGCGTTCCTGTGCCGCGCGATGGTCCACTGGGTGGACGAGGAGGGCCTCGGGCTCGACGTCTGCTCCGCCGGTGAACTGGAGCTGGCGGTCACCGCCGGCTTCCCGCCGGAGAAGATCGTCCTGCACGGCAACGCCAAGTCGCCGCGGGACCTGGAGACCGCGCTGCGCCTCGGCGTCGGCCGCATCGTCATCGACGGCCCGTCCGAGATCGCCCGGCTGGCGGCGGCCGTAGGACCCGAGGGCCGACAGAAGGTCATGGTCCGGGTGATCCCCGGTATCAGCGCCGGCGGACACGCGAAGATCCGCACCGGCACCGACGACCAGAAGTTCGGCCTGTCCATCTCCGACGGCTACGCCCAGCACGCGATCGCCCGCATCCTCGACCAGCCGCAGCTCGAACTGACCGGTCTGCACTGCCACCTGGGGTCGCAGATCACCAGCGTCAAGCCCTATCTGTCGGCGGTGCGCCGCATGGTCGGCCTGATGGCGCGGCTGCACGAGCAGCACGGCATCGTCCTGCCGGAACTCGACCTCGGCGGCGGCCACGGCATCGCCTACCGGCCGGGCGAACCGGCCCTGGACCTGACCGCGCTGGCCCGCAAGGTGCGCGCCGAACTGATCGCGGCGTGCGCGGCGGCCGGACTGCGGGTGCCCCGCCTGATGATCGAACCGGGCCGCGCCATCGCCGGCCCGGCCGGTGTCGCCCTCTACCACGTCCTCGCCGTGAAGCGCACGGGCTCGCAGGTCTTCGTCGCCGTGGACGGCGGGATGAGCGACAACCCGCGGCCCGCCCTGTACGGCGTGCGCTACGCGCCCCGCCTGGTCGGCCGGCACAGCGCCGTGCCGACCACGCCGGTGACGGTGGTCGGCCGGCACTGCGAGGCCGGTGACGTCCTCGCCGCCGACGTCGAACTGCCCGAGGACGTACGGCCCGGAGACCTGCTCGCCGTCCCCGTCGCGGGCGCCTACCACCTGTCCATGGCCTCCGGCTACAACATGGTCGGCCGCCCGCCGGTGGCCGCCGTCGCGGACGGCCGCGCCCGGCTCCTGATCCGCCGCGAGTCCCTGGACGACATCCGCAGCCGCGACGTCGGCCTGTAA
- the kdpF gene encoding K(+)-transporting ATPase subunit F, which yields MTAENVVGLIVAIALLAYLVVALIKPERF from the coding sequence GTGACGGCCGAGAACGTCGTGGGGCTGATCGTCGCGATCGCCCTGCTGGCCTACCTGGTGGTTGCGCTGATCAAGCCGGAGCGCTTCTGA